The Besnoitia besnoiti strain Bb-Ger1 chromosome IV, whole genome shotgun sequence genome contains a region encoding:
- a CDS encoding SAG-related sequence (encoded by transcript BESB_057440), giving the protein MLTVPALPDTPSETASGAMKRLAPRKSCLSSRRRLAVLAAIASAAVYSGYPSFSTAGALAASSAATGCAVDGAETTCTCGGQVGETGKNWSAILSKKTNILTLKCGEQMQCVPQAAGGKVCSASSDELTSCDIDLHTLLAGNTKDAEWKACPNEGNETTCMKLSLLEENLPSVDQTFAVGCTGSPAKQNVKCKVAVTVEARPSVTEGQTVTCAYGASSNPTRQAVTLSPTQNSFTLVCGDKGEVLPKNYEDVFCSSELKGDQDVCKGDYTSILQAYQKNWWEHDKKANVNSYKLSIPVDKFPTEQSKIVVGCQQKESSSEEMKTTEDAVKSALCTVDVTIEASSASSWSVISGYVFALLVGSCTAAVGTLVV; this is encoded by the coding sequence ATGCTGACCGTCCCAGCTCTGCCAGACACGCCCTCAGAAACCGCCTCCGGAGCCATGAAGCGATTGGCGCCGCGCAAAAGTTGCCTGTCATCTCGACGGCGACTTGCGGTTCTAGCAGCGATAGCCAGTGCCGCGGTTTATTCTGGCTACCCGTCGTTTTCTACCGCAGGAGCTCTGGCTGCATCCTCAGCTGCCACTGGCTGCGCTGTGGACGGCGCAGAAACAACATGTACTTGCGGTGGACAAGTCGGCGAAACCGGGAAGAACTGGTCCGCCATTTTGTCGAAAAAAACTAATATACTCACGCTGAAGTGCGGTGAACAGATGCAGTGTGTGCCTCAAGCGGCGGGGGGCAAGGTCTGTTCAGCATCCTCTGACGAGTTGACGTCCTGCGACATCGACCTGCACACGCTTCTCGCGGGCAACACGAAGGACGCCGAGTGGAAAGCCTGCCCAAATGAAGGAAATGAGACGACCTGCATGAAATTGTCTCTTCTCGAGGAAAATCTGCCTTCTGTTGATCAAACTTTTGCTGTTGGTTGCACAGGAAGTCCGGCGAAGCAAAATGTGAAATGTAAGGTTGCTGTGACGGTCGAGGCGAGGCCTTCTGTTACAGAGGGACAGACCGTCACATGTGCCtacggcgccagcagcaacCCAACCCGTCAAGCCGTGACTCTGAGCCCGACACAGAACAGCTTCACTCTGGTGTGTGGAGACAAGGGAGAGGTGCTGCCGAAGAATTACGAGGATGTATTCTGTTCGTCGGAATTGAAGGGGGATCAAGATGTCTGCAAGGGAGACTACACCTCCATTCTGCAAGCTTACCAAAAGAACTGGTGGGAGCACGACAAGAAAGCGAACGTCAATTCGTACAAGCTTTCGATTCCGGTCGACAAGTTCCCGACGGAGCAGTCAAAGATTGTGGTCGGATGTCAGCAGAAGGAGTCCTCGTCCGAGGAGATGAAAACGACGGAGGACGCGGTAAAGTCTGCCCTGTGCACAGTTGATGTGACGATCGAAGCCAGCTCCGCTTCGTCATGGTCTGTTATTTCTGGCTATGTATTTGCTTTGCTTGTGGGGTCGTGTACCGCTGCGGTCGGCACTCTTGTCGTTTAA
- a CDS encoding hypothetical protein (encoded by transcript BESB_057410), producing the protein MLTVPALPDTPSETASGAMKRLAPRKSCLSSRRRLAVLAAIASAAVYSGYPSFSTAGALAASSAATGCAVDGAETTCTCGGQVGETGKNWSAILSKKTNILTLKCGEQMQCVPQAAGGHTVCSATTPELASCNLDLHTLLAGETSDVTWKDCSVERNATGKCLQLTIPEGNLPHVDGMFAVGCTGAPRQPEKCRVAVTVEARPSVTEGQTVTCAYGASSNPTRQAVTLSPTQNSFTLVCGDKGEVLPKNYEDVFCSSELKGDQDVCKGDYTSILQAYQKNWWEHDKKANVNSYKLSIPVDKFPTEQSKIVVGCQQKESSSEEMKTTEDASRLPEGNRILAMVQADHGAAAGRARNGSPLRKLCNPGSSGKAITRRFKPSSDCFGARLFSSRKKENVLEHITPWIPSPLGNAAQQTRKCNVAVTVEARKSETAGQIITCAYGANSNESRQALILNPSKDSFTLVCGEKGTVLPANYETSFCSSDPEKAKETCDGDYQSILPGFENGWWKKEEPTSPNSFTLSIPVEEFPKEQAKMLVGCRQTEPKPEPTSGKGAEEVTSVSPACTASVSETTCTCSDPAAAASAAAASESKQSATLSKDTNILSVNCSGDLQFAPTRDEDTMVCSATAEDLQGCNVDIRELLFGEPKDVKWKQCEAQEEKSIPKCKALTIPQDNLPFVDESFAVGCATVNNGKVCKIPVTMKARASETNGQTVTCAYGADSNTSRQAVTLSPSKNSFTLVCGDKGTVLPTNYDTKFCYSDPDDTSTTCDGDYESILPGFESSWWKKERLTAANSFTLSIPVEKFPKEQAKMVVACQQEKEGLGSKTVQGEAATSSVCTVDVTIQAGSPASLSLGSWHFSSWLLAFAVALVMARGV; encoded by the exons ATGCTGACCGTCCCAGCTCTGCCAGACACGCCCTCAGAAACCGCCTCCGGAGCCATGAAGCGATTGGCGCCGCGCAAAAGTTGCCTGTCATCTCGACGGCGACTTGCGGTTCTAGCAGCGATAGCCAGTGCCGCGGTTTATTCTGGCTACCCGTCGTTTTCTACCGCAGGAGCTCTGGCTGCATCCTCAGCTGCCACTGGCTGCGCTGTGGACGGCGCAGAAACAACATGTACTTGCGGTGGACAAGTCGGCGAAACCGGGAAGAACTGGTCCGCCATTTTGTCGAAAAAAACAAATATCCTCACGCTGAAGTGCGGTGAACAGATGCAGTGTGTGCCTCAAGCGGCGGGGGGTCATACGGTCTGTTCAGCGACGACTCCCGAACTGGCGTCCTGCAATCTCGACCTTCACACGCTTCTCGCGGGAGAGACGAGCGATGTCACGTGGAAAGACTGCTCGGTAGAAAGAAATGCGACAGGGAAATGCCTGCAATTGACTATTCCCGAGGGAAATCTGCCCCATGTGGACGGAATGTTTGCTGTCGGTTGCACAGGTGCACCGAGGCAACCCGAGAAATGTAGAGTTGCTGTGACGGTCGAGGCGAGGCCTTCTGTTACAGAGGGACAGACCGTCACATGTGCCtacggcgccagcagcaacCCAACCCGTCAAGCCGTGACTCTGAGCCCGACACAGAACAGCTTCACTCTGGTGTGTGGAGACAAGGGAGAGGTGCTGCCGAAGAATTACGAGGATGTATTCTGTTCGTCGGAATTGAAGGGGGATCAAGATGTCTGCAAGGGAGACTACACCTCCATTCTGCAAGCTTACCAAAAGAACTGGTGGGAGCACGACAAGAAAGCGAACGTCAATTCGTACAAGCTTTCGATTCCGGTCGACAAGTTCCCGACGGAGCAGTCAAAGATTGTGGTCGGATGTCAGCAGAAGGAGTCCTCGTCCGAGGAGATGAAAACGACGGAGGACGCG AGTCGCCTGCCTGAGGGAAACAGGATTCTTGCCATGGTTCAAGCCGACCATGGGGCGGCTGCAGGGCGCGCTCGCAACGGTTCTCCTCTCAGAAAACTCTGTAATCCAG GCAGCAGCGGGAAAGCCATCAC GAGGCGTTTCAAGCCTTCATCTGATTGCTTCGGTGCTcgcctcttttcttctcgaaAAAAGGAAAATGTTCTCGAGCATATTACCCCCTGGATTCCAAGTCCCCTTGGCAACGCCG CACAACAAACCCGCAAGTGCAATGTCGCTGTGACAGTGGAAGCCCGGAAAAGCGAGACAGCCGGTCAGATTATCACCTGTGCCTATGGCGCCAACAGCAATGAATCCCGTCAAGCCTTGATTCTCAACCCATCCAAGGACAGCTTCACTCTGGTCTGTGGAGAGAAGGGAACGGTGTTGCCGGCGAACTACGAGACAAGTTTTTGCTCATCGGAtccagagaaggcgaaggagacttGCGATGGAGACTACCAGTCGATTCTGCCGGGATTCGAGAACGGCTGgtggaagaaagaagagccCACCTCTCCCAACTCGTTCACTTTGTCGATTCCGGTTGAGGAGTTCCCGAAGGAGCAGGCGAAGATGCTGGTCGGATGCCGGCAGACGGAACCGAAACCGGAGCCTACGTCTGGCAAAG GGGCAGAAGAGGTGACATCCGTGTCCCCCGCCTGTACTGCGAGTGTCTCCGAAACCACGTGCACGTGCTCCGAtccggcagccgccgccagcgcagccgccgccagcgagagcaAGCAGTCGGCTACGCTGTCGAAAGACACCAACATTCTCAGCGTCaactgcagcggcgacctTCAGTTCGCACCAACAAGGGACGAAGACACTATGGTCTGTTCAGCAACGGCCGAGGACCTTCAGGGGTGCAACGTCGACATTCGCGAGCTTCTGTTTGGAGAACCGAAAGACGTCAAGTGGAAACAGTGCGAGGCacaagaagaaaagagcATTCCAAAATGCAAGGCACTGACTATTCCCCAGGATAACCTTCCATTTGTCGACGAGTCCTTTGCTGTGGGGTGTGCCACGGTCAACAACGGCAAGGTATGCAAAATCCCCGTGACAATGAAGGCCAGAGCTAGCGAGACAAACGGTCAGACTGTCACCTGTGCATATGGCGCCGACAGCAACACGTCTCGTCAAGCCGTGACTCTCAGTCCATCCAAGAACAGCTTCACTCTGGTCTGTGGAGACAAGGGAACCGTGTTGCCCACGAACTACGATACTAAGTTTTGCTACTCGGATCCAGATGACACGAGTACGACATGCGACGGAGACTACGAGTCGATTCTGCCGGGATTCGAGAGCAGCTGGTGGAAAAAAGAAAGGCTCACCGCCGCCAACTCGTTCACTTTGTCGATTCCGGTGGAGAAGTTCCCGAAGGAGCAGGCGAAGATGGTCGTCGCATGCCAGCAGGAAAAAGAAGGCTTGGGCAGCAAGACAGTTCAAGGGGAGGCGGCAACATCCAGTGTGTGTACAGTTGATGTCACTATTCAGGCGGGTTCTCCTGCCTCTTTGTCACTGGGCTCGTGGCACTTTTCATCTTGGCTTCTGGcattcgccgtcgccttggTGATGGCTCGCGGCGTATGA
- a CDS encoding SAG-related sequence (encoded by transcript BESB_057430) → MLGPTVLCSSAQAFFPAMVERAQGRERLRSRLALSVLKIIATIVVFSGVPLLPGTGAEEVTSVSPACTASVSETTCTCSDPAAAASAAAASESKQSATLSTDTNILSVNCSGNLLFAPADGGNGIVCSVDSGNLATCNLEIVRLLAGTSKEVKWEACNNKDGGENTKCKSLSVPQSDFPFVDQKFAVGCTDSGKKVCKVPVTIKARTSETNGQTVTCAYGASSNESRQAVTLNPSKNSFTLVCGDKGTVLPTNYETKFCSSDPEKAKETCDGDYQSILPGFEEGWWKNDDPTANSFTLSIPVEKFPKEQAKMVVACQQEKESSGSKTVQWEAATSSVCRVDVTIEAGSPASLSLGSRHFSSWLLAFAVTFVMARGI, encoded by the coding sequence ATGCTTGGTCCAACGGTGCTTTGCTCTTCCGCTCAGGCGTTCTTCCCAGCCATGGTGGAAAGAGCACAggggagagagcggctgcGTTCGAGACTGGCGCTATCTGTTCTAAAGATTATTGCCACTATAGTCGTTTTTTCGGGGGTTCCATTGCTGCCCGGGACAGGGGCAGAAGAGGTGACATCCGTGTCCCCCGCCTGTACTGCGAGTGTCTCCGAAACCACGTGCACGTGCTCCGAtccggcagccgccgccagcgcagccgccgccagcgagagcaAGCAGTCGGCTACGCTATCGACAGACACCAACATTCTCAGCGTCAACTGCAGCGGCAATCTTCTGTTTGCACCAGCAGATGGCGGAAACGGGATTGTCTGCTCTGTAGACTCCGGAAACTTGGCGACGTGCAACCTCGAGATCGTCAGGCTTCTCGCCGGAACATCGAAAGAGGTCAAGTGGGAAGCGTGCAACAACAAAGATGGAGGGGAGAACACAAAGTGCAAGTCTCTTTCTGTTCCGCAGAGTGACTTTCCGTTCGTCGACCAAAAATTTGCTGTGGGCTGCACTGACAGTGGCAAAAAGGTATGCAAAGTCCCTGTGACCATAAAGGCCAGAACTAGCGAGACAAACGGTCAGACTGTCACGTGTGCCtacggcgccagcagcaatGAATCTCGTCAAGCCGTCACGCTCAACCCATCCAAGAACAGCTTCACTCTAGTCTGTGGAGACAAGGGAACCGTGCTGCCCACGAACTACGAGACCAAGTTTTGCTCTTCGGAtccagagaaggcgaaggagacttGCGACGGAGACTACCAGTCGATTCTGCCGGGATTCGAGGAAGGCTGGTGGAAAAACGACGATCCCACCGCCAACTCGTTCACTCTGTCGATTCCGGTGGAGAAGTTCCCGAAGGAGCAGGCGAAGATGGTCGTCGCATGCCAGCAGGAAAAAGAGAGCTCGGGCAGCAAGACAGTTCAATGGGAGGCGGCAACATCCAGTGTGTGTAGAGTCGACGTTACTATTGAGGCGGGTTCTCCTGCCTCCTTGTCCCTGGGCTCGCGGCACTTTTCCTCTTGGCTTCTGGCATTCGCCGTCACCTTCGTAATGGCTCGCGGCATTTGA
- a CDS encoding SAG-related sequence (encoded by transcript BESB_057470): MLGPTVLCSSAQAFSRAMEERAEGKKRLRSSLGPSVLKIIAIIVIFSGFPSLPCVGAKEDAPVSLACSASGSETTCTCSTQVNTDGESNRSAILSKETNILSVNCDETLQFFPTGENGTTVCPAGVTAQNQCNLSVPELLSEKSDVKWEDCDIKAKGKNPCKRLTIPEVTLPFVDQKFAVGCTANPADSSKICEVPVTIQARATETNGQTVTCAYGADSNEIRQAVTLNPSKNSFTLVCGDKGTVLPTNYDTKFCSSDPEKAKETCDGDYESILPGFENSWWKKNIFANSFTLSIPVEKFPTEQAKMVVACQQTTPKPSSKIAKDEIATSSVCRVDVSIEAGGAASLSLGSWYFSSWLLAFAVTLLVARFM; the protein is encoded by the coding sequence ATGCTTGGTCCAACGGTGCTCTGCTCTTCCGCTCAGGCGTTCTCCCGAGCCATGGAAGAAAGAGCAGAAGGGAAAAAGCGGCTGCGTTCGAGCCTGGGGCCATCTGTTCTGAAGATTATTGCCATCATAGTCATATTTTCTGGTTTTCCATCGTTGCCCTGCGTAggggcgaaggaggacgcgcccgtgtctctcgcctgcagcgcgagtgGCTCCGAGACCACGTGCACCTGCTCCACACAGGTAAACACGGACGGCGAGAGCAACAGGTCGGCTATTCTGTCAAAAGAGACAAATATCCTTAGCGTCAACTGTGATGAGACTCTTCAGTTTTTCCCCACGGGGGAAAATGGCACGACGGTCTGTCCAGCAGGGGTTACCGCCCAGAACCAGTGCAACCTTAGCGTTCCCGAGCTTCTCTCCGAAAAAAGCGACGTCAAGTGGGAAGACTGCGACATAAAAGCCAAGGGCAAGAATCCGTGCAAGCGTCTGACGATTCCTGAAGTCACCCTCCCGTTCGTCGACCAAAAATTTGCCGTGGGATGTACCGCCAACCCAGCAGACAGCTCAAAAATATGCGAAGTCCCTGTGACAATCCAGGCCAGAGCTACCGAGACAAACGGTCAGACTGTCACCTGTGCCTATGGCGCCGACAGCAACGAAATCCGTCAAGCCGTCACGCTCAACCCATCCAAGAACAGCTTCACTCTGGTCTGTGGAGACAAGGGAACCGTGTTGCCGACGAACTACGATACTAAGTTTTGCTCATCGGAtccagagaaggcgaaggagacttGCGATGGAGACTACGAGTCGATTCTGCCGGGATTCGAGAACAGCTGGTGGAAAAAGAATATATTTGCCAACTCGTTCACTCTGTCGATTCCGGTGGAGAAGTTCCCGACGGAGCAGGCGAAGATGGTCGTCGCGTGCCAGCAAACGACACCGAAACCCAGCAGCAAGATAGCCAAAGATGAGATAGCAACGTCCAGTGTGTGTAGAGTCGACGTCTCTATCGAGGCCGGTGGCGCTGCCTCCTTGTCACTAGGCTCGTGGTACTTCTCTTCTTGGCTTCTGGCATTCGCCGTCACTCTCCTGGTAGCCCGCTTCATGTGA
- a CDS encoding SAG-related sequence (encoded by transcript BESB_057450): MKNFPGILRTGVQVPLGPPLKHSQGKSRLTVLRGSVFFVVLAGTVLLYGNLPFSPTDARADAAASSCEVRGNETTCTCEGNSEVGEPLLAVISRGKNTLKLDCKGDLKYAPDELKTKVCVSGNSDLKCSTDPTPTCFEVDKLLYGSTAKIQWTDVTTQQRAIKQPKSLTIPPENLPYVDVQFVVGCLDSTSNETPKCIVAATVEARASVADGQTVTCAYGASSNTSRQAVTLSPSKNSFTLVCGDKGTVLPTNYDTKFCSSDPKDKTDSCDGDYQSILPGFESSWWKKEEPSANSFTLSIPVEKFPNEPAKMVVACQLTKQNSGSQRATEDEATSSVCKVDVTIEAGGLASVSVQSGHSSSWLVAFAVTFVIARCL, encoded by the coding sequence ATGAAGAATTTTCCGGGTATTCTACGCACTGGAGTCCAGGTGCCTTTGGGACCTCCTCTGAAGCATTCCCAAGGGAAGTCCCGCTTGACGGTGCTTAGAGGGTCGGTCTTCTTTGTTGTGCTCGCCGGTACTGTTTTGCTCTATGGCAACCTACCCTTCTCCCccacagacgcgcgcgccgacgccgcggcttcttcaTGTGAGGTGAGAGGTAACGAAACGACCTGCACCTGTGAAGGAAACTCCGAGGTTGGCGAGCCACTACTTGCAGTAATATCACGAGGAAAGAATACGCTGAAATTGGACTGCAAGGGCGACCTGAAGTACGCGCCAGATGAACTTAAAACAAAGGTCTGTGTTTCGGGCAATTCCGACCTGAAGTGCTCCACTGACCCGACGCCTACATGCTTCGAAGTCGACAAGCTTCTCTACGGGTCCACGGCCAAGATCCAGTGGACTGACGTAACAACTCAGCAGAGAGCGATAAAGCAACCCAAGAGCCTGACAATCCCACCGGAAAACCTGCCGTATGTTGACGTACAGTTTGTGGTCGGCTGCTTGGACTCAACGAGCAATGAAACGCCCAAGTGCATAGTCGCTGCGACCGTGGAGGCCAGAGCTAGCGTGGCAGACGGTCAGACTGTCACGTGTGCCtacggcgccagcagcaatACTTCCCGCCAAGCGGTGACTCTGAGTCCATCCAAAAACAGCTTTACTTTGGTCTGTGGAGACAAGGGGACGGTGTTGCCGACGAACTACGATACTAAGTTTTGCTCCTCGGATCCAAAGGACAAGACCGATTCTTGCGACGGAGACTACCAGTCGATTCTGCCGGGATTCGAGAGCAGCTGGTGGAAAAAAGAAGAGCCCTCCGCCAACTCGTTCACTTTGTCGATTCCGGTTGAGAAGTTCCCGAACGAGCCGGCGAAGATGGTAGTCGCATGCCAGCTGACGAAACAGAATTCGGGAAGCCAGAGAGCCACTGAAGACGAGGCCACGTCCAGTGTGTGTAAAGTCGACGTAACGATCGAGGCCGGTGGCCTTGCCTCTGTGTCGGTGCAGTCTGGGCATTCGTCATCCTGGCTTGTGGCATTCGCGGTCACCTTCGTGATTGCTCGCTGCCTGTGA
- a CDS encoding SAG-related sequence (encoded by transcript BESB_057420), with translation MVSGPSVPCSSAQAASPAMEGGSHRKERLPSKVGLLFLHFVATIVVFSSSLSLPGIGALATSSASFVCEVSAPSTTCTCSEQQAGDSTNNGSATLSKDTHTLKVKCGETLQFPSAVDNGAMVCPAEFNTLDDCTLDILKLLGGAPKDVKWKACDTQERNGKPSCQTLTIPQDNLPFVDESFAVGCATVNNGKVCKIPVTMKARASETNGQTVTCAYGADSNTSRQAVTLSPSKNSFTLVCGDKGTVLPTNYDTKFCYSDPDDTSTTCDGDYQSILPGFENSWWKKVAPTANSFTLSIPVEKFPKEPAKMVVACQQITKIADSKGVAEGAATSSVCRVDVTIEAGSPASLSLGPWHLSSCLLAFAVTLVMARSM, from the coding sequence ATGGTGTCTGGTCCGTCTGTGCCTTGCTCTTCCGCTCAGGCGGCCTCCCCAGCCATGGAGGGAGGATCACACCGGAAAGAACGGTTGCCTTCAAAGGTCGGACTCCTTTTTCTGCACTTTGTTGCCACTATAGTAGTTTTCTCGAGTTCTCTATCGTTGCCTGGCATAGGCGCGCTAGCCacgtcgtccgcgtcctTCGTGTGTGAGGTAAGTGCGCCTTCTACTACGTGTACCTGCTCTGAACAGCAAGCTGGGGACAGCACGAACAACGGATCGGCTACGCTGTCGAAGGATACCCACACTCTCAAGGTGAAATGCGGTGAGACGCTTCAGTTTCCATCTGCCGTAGACAACGGCGCGATGGTCTGTCCAGCAGAGTTTAACACACTGGACGACTGCACGCTTGACATTCTCAAGCTTCTTGGCGGAGCACCGAAAGACGTCAAGTGGAAGGCGTGCGATACGCAGGAAAGAAATGGCAAACCAAGCTGCCAGACTCTGACTATTCCCCAGGATAACCTTCCATTTGTCGACGAGTCCTTTGCTGTGGGGTGTGCCACGGTCAACAACGGCAAGGTATGCAAAATCCCCGTGACAATGAAGGCCAGAGCTAGCGAGACAAACGGTCAGACTGTCACCTGTGCATATGGCGCCGACAGCAACACGTCTCGTCAAGCCGTGACTCTCAGTCCATCCAAGAACAGCTTCACTCTGGTCTGTGGAGACAAGGGAACCGTGTTGCCCACGAACTACGATACTAAGTTTTGCTACTCGGATCCAGATGACACGAGTACGACATGCGACGGAGACTACCAGTCGATTCTGCCGGGATTCGAGAACAGCTGGTGGAAAAAGGTCGCTCCCACCGCCAATTCGTTCACTTTGTCGATTCCGGTGGAGAAGTTCCCGAAGGAGCCGGCGAAGATGGTAGTCGCATGCCAACAGATTACAAAGATCGCCGACAGCAAGGGCGttgcagaaggcgcggcaaCATCCAGCGTGTGTAGAGTCGACGTTACTATTGAGGCCGGTTCTCCTGCCTCCTTGTCACTGGGGCCGTGGCATTTGTCATCTTGTCTTCTGGCATTCGCCGTCACCCTGGTGATGGCTCGCAGCATGTGA
- a CDS encoding SAG-related sequence (encoded by transcript BESB_057400) — MASARVLACRPSQAGATGVKGGVQRRGLLPLRLRVSVLALFAATALCSGSSSPRTIHALAVNSLSAECGASGHETTCICAEASLKTSEQKSSAVISKETNVLEVDCKGELKFAPTGAGNSLVCPAGSDGLNNCQLDINKLLTKQQNAVQWQNCDQESKVPEQCKSLTIPEESLPFADEGFSVGCVDKTQGDKKLCQVAVTIKARASETNGQTVTCAYGASSNESRQAVTLNPSKNSFTLVCGDKGTVLPTNYETKFCSSDPEKAKETCDGDYQSILPGFEEGWWKNDDPTANSFTLSIPVEKFPKEQAKMVVACQQEKESSGSKTVQWEAATSSVCRVDVTIEAGSPASLSLGSRHFSSWLLAFAVTFVMARGI; from the coding sequence ATGGCGTCTGCTCGAGTTTTGGCTTGCCGACCCTCTCAGGCAGGCGCCACGGGAGTGAAGGGAGGTGTGCAACGGAGAGGTTTGCTGCCTTTGCGACTGCGTGTATCCGTTCTAGCGCTTTTTGCCGCTACAGCTCTTTGTTCTGGCTCTTCATCACCTCGCACCATACATGCACTGGCTGTGAATTCTTTGTCCGCCGAATGCGGAGCGAGCGGCCACGAGACCACTTGCATCTGCGCCGAAGCGAGTCTAAAGACAAGCGAACAGAAATCGAGTGCTGTTATCTCGAAGGAGACAAATGTGCTCGAGGTAGATTGCAAGGGCGAACTAAAGTTCGCACCCACGGGGGCGGGAAACAGTCTTGTCTGTCCTGCAGGGTCAGACGGCTTAAACAACTGCCAGCTCGACATTAACAAGCTTCTTACAAAGCAACAGAACGCTGTACAGTGGCAAAACTGTGACCAGGAGTCAAAGGTGCCGGAACAGTGCAAGAGCTTGACTATCCCGGAAGAAAGCCTTCCGTTTGCCGACGAAGGTTTTTCTGTGGGTTGTGTCGACAAGACGCAAGGTGACAAAAAGCTATGCCAAGTCGCTGTGACAATCAAAGCCAGAGCTAGCGAGACAAACGGTCAGACTGTCACGTGTGCCtacggcgccagcagcaatGAATCTCGTCAAGCCGTCACGCTCAACCCATCCAAGAACAGCTTCACTCTAGTCTGTGGAGACAAGGGAACCGTGCTGCCCACGAACTACGAGACCAAGTTTTGCTCTTCGGAtccagagaaggcgaaggagacttGCGACGGAGACTACCAGTCGATTCTGCCGGGATTCGAGGAAGGCTGGTGGAAAAACGACGATCCCACCGCCAACTCGTTCACTCTGTCGATTCCGGTGGAGAAGTTCCCGAAGGAGCAGGCGAAGATGGTCGTCGCATGCCAGCAGGAAAAAGAGAGCTCGGGCAGCAAGACAGTTCAATGGGAGGCGGCAACATCCAGTGTGTGTAGAGTCGACGTTACTATTGAGGCGGGTTCTCCTGCCTCCTTGTCCCTGGGCTCGCGGCACTTTTCCTCTTGGCTTCTGGCATTCGCCGTCACCTTCGTAATGGCTCGCGGCATTTGA
- a CDS encoding SAG-related sequence (encoded by transcript BESB_057460), whose product MVPVATARGSSAQTVILAMQERQGRKGRLPPRLRLPLLASIATIVIVSGFSSLYGVRAQQQQQQAVTPACSVTAPETACTCYEPTGTAGKSDRSAALSKEINLLKVKCGVGLQFAPTRGNKDMMVCSEQSTNLKDCDLNINDLLGGKSSDVKWEKCTENAREVEECKTLTIPQANLPFVDKSFAVGCTDKTTGEQKLCRIPVTIHARASETNGRTVTCAYGAGSNESRQVVTLNPSKNSFTLVCGEKGTVLPTNYDTKFCSSDPDGTNTTCDGDYQSILPGFENGWWKKEEPTSTNSFTLSIPVEKFPTEQAKMVVACQQTTPKPSSITVKDEKATSSVCRVDVTIEAGSPASFSVGSWQMSSLLAFVVTFVLARGM is encoded by the coding sequence aTGGTGCCCGTAGCCACGGCGCGTGGCTCCTCCGCTCAGACGGTCATCCTGGCCATGCAGGAAAGACAAGGACGGAAAgggcggctgcctccgcggctgagACTACCACTTCTAGCGTCTATCGCCACTATCGTCATAGTTTCGGGTTTTTCATCGTTGTATGGCGTAAGGGCGCAGCAACAGCAACAGCAGGCCGTGACCCCCGCCTGTAGTGTGACTGCCCCCGAAACCGCGTGTACCTGCTACGAACCGACAGGCACGGCTGGCAAGAGCGACAGGTCGGCGGCTCTATCCAAGGAGATCAACCTTCTCAAGGTGAAATGCGGTGTGGGCCTTCAGTTTGCGCCCACAAGGGGAAACAAAGACATGATGGTATGCTCAGAACAGTCTACCAACCTGAAGGACTGCGATCTCAATATTAACGACCTTCTCGGCGGGAAATCAAGCGACGTCAAGTGGGAAAAATGCACAGAGAATGCACGGGAGGTTGAAGAGTGCAAGACACTGACAATCCCACAAGCAAATCTCCCGTTCGTTGACAAAAGCTTTGCTGTTGGTTGTACTGACAAGACAACCGGCGAGCAAAAGCTATGCAGAATCCCTGTGACAATCCATGCCAGAGCTAGCGAGACAAACGGTCGGACTGTCACGTGTGCCtacggcgccggcagcaatGAATCTCGTCAAGTCGTCACTCTCAACCCATCCAAGAACAGCTTCACTCTGGTCTGTGGAGAGAAGGGAACCGTGCTGCCGACGAACTACGATACTAAGTTTTGCTCCTCGGATCCAGATGGCACGAATACGACATGCGACGGAGACTACCAGTCGATTCTGCCGGGATTCGAGAACGGCTGGTGGAAAAAAGAAGAGCCCACCTCCACCAACTCGTTCACTCTGTCGATTCCGGTGGAGAAGTTCCCAACGGAGCAGGCGAAGATGGTCGTCGCGTGCCAGCAAACGACACCGAAACCCAGCAGCATTACAGTGAAAGATGAGAAAGCAACGTCCAGTGTGTGTAGAGTCGACGTGACTATTGAGGCAGGTTCCCCTGCGTCCTTCTCCGTGGGATCGTGGCAAATGTCTTCCCTGCTGGCATTCGTCGTCACCTTCGTGTTAGCTCGCGGCATGTAA